Within [Chlorobium] sp. 445, the genomic segment GCGCATTAGTACAGCCATCTGATTGAGTGCAATACCTTCTTCGCGCAATTCCAGAATGCGCTGCGCAATGAACTTAGACTGAAACATTTCGTTCGGGGCATGCACAATAGCAGGATAGTCGCCGTCAAGTTTGGTTGTGGTGTAGAGCCGCTTTGCAAATTTTTCTTTGGCTTGTGCTATGACAGCATTGGTCAGCTCAAGGATGCGCGATGTGCTGCGGTAATTTTCTTCGAGTTTGATAATGCGGCAGTTTGCAAATTGCTTTGGAAAATTAAGAATGTTGCGATAATCCGCACCACGAAAGGAATAAATTGATTGTGCGTCATCGCCGACAGCCATCACATTGCCATGTACTTCACAGAGCAGGCGCACCATTTCAGCTTGCACCTTGTTTGTGTCCTGATATTCATCGACCATGATATAGCGCAATGCACTGCTGATGCGGGCACGCACATCGGGATACTCCATCAGCAGTTCTGCTGTCAAGGTCAAAAGGTCATCATAATCCACAAGCGCATTAGTGCGTTTGTACTCACGGTATGCGGCAGCTACTTTCTTAATATCTTCAGCCAGAGACAGAAAGTGCGGATAACTCTCTTCCAGAATCGCCTCAATGGAGAGATTTCGATTCGCTGCTGCACTAATGATGCTTTGAAGGGTATTTTTTTGGGGAAGCGTTTTTGTGTCAGAGTTTTCTTGTGATAGCCTAATGCTGTGCGCACAATATCAATCACATCTTCAGCATCGCTTTGGTCGAGCACGGTAAAATTATCTGCCAATTTGATATGTGAGCCATATTGACGCAGGAGCTTATGTGCGTAAGCGTGAAAGGTGCCACCCAGAATTTGCGCACTCTGCACACCTGCTAATGCTGCCGCACGATTCATCATTTCTTCAGCGGCGCGGCGCGTGAAAGTCAGCAGCAAAATCGACTGCGCTGGCACACCTGCCTCAATCAGATAGGCGACACGATAGGTCAGCGTCTTAGTCTTGCCTGTACCTGCACCAGCAATCGCCAGCACTGCACCTTGCGTTGTACGTACTGCTTCTAACTGCGCTGCGTTCAAGTCTTTTTCATATCTTTCTAAGCGTACGCAAGAGGCAGGCTGCTCTGCAAACGAATCGTTTGATAAAATAAACTTGCGTGTTGGCATATTCTCATCAGTTAAAATGCGAAAATACAGATTCACACATTAGTTTTGTGCAAAACTTTCAACCGTGTTACTTCTTCTTTCAACCTTGCATTGTCAATCTATGCGCGAAAAATTCTTGTCAGAATTAGACTCTCCTCAATCTTTGCCCTCGCCTCACTCCAAACATAGCGCTGCCACTGCTCAGGCTACACGCCGTTACTGGTTTATTCTGAACCCTGCTGCCAATCGCGGTAAGGCAAAAGAGAAGGTGAAACCTTTGCAGCAAACGCTGAAAGCTAAGCAAGTCGATACTACCATTCAACTGACGACACAGCCCAATGAGGCAACAGACTTTGCGCGCGCTGTTAAGTCTTCGGTTGATATTGTTGTCGCTTGCGGGGGCGACGGCACCTTCAATGAAACAGCGCAACCGCTTATTCATTCCGAAACTGTACTCGGCTGCATACCGATAGGCTCGGGCAATGACTTTTACAGCAATCTTTCAGGCAACACTGCACCGCGCAAAGTGCCGCTTGAAACTGCGGTTGAAAAAGTTTTGAATACTGCAACATGCATGATTGACACTGGCACCGTGCACTTTGAGCAGAACGGCTCAAGTGTTAAACGCGCTTTTTTGAATTCGCTTGGCATTGGCTTCACGGGCGAAATTGCGCGTATTGCCAAGCAAGTGCCGCATGTGCGTGGCGATCTGATTTATCTTTATGCCTTGTGGGTTGTCGGTCGTACATATCGTGCCGTACCGATGACCATAGAACTGCATACGCCCAGCGGCGTAGAGACAATTACAGAAAGCGTCTTTGCTCTTATGATTGGCAATGGCAAACGCGAAGGGGGCAAGTTTTGGATTACGCCTGAAGCAGAAATGAACGACGGCTGGTTAGATATTTGTATCTTGAAAGAATTTCCAATATGGAAATTGCCTCGTTGGGTATTTGCATTTATGCGTGGTCGTCATATTCACACCTCACAAGTGATTTACACTAAAATCAGCAGAGCCATAATTCATCTCTCGCGCCCTGAGTCTATGCACTTAGATGGCGAAGTCTATGAACAAGTCAGTCAGTCTGTTCAAGTCAGCGTCGTACCGCAGTCGCTGCGTGTCGTTGCAGTCTCTTAGTTACTTCTTGAGTTTCATCGTACCGCTATGCAAGTTATGCTTTTCGAGGATGATGCTGTCCTCAAATTCACGCCGCTACTTCATCTCAAACCGATTTACGAACTCACGCTGGGCATGCGCACCTTGCGTGAAAAGTTCGAAGTCGCACTGTCTTCTCTTCCACTCTCGCTGCACATGCGTGCTGCACTTGCACCATACTGGCGTACAGTTTTGACAGACTATGCTATCAACACCTTTACCCAGAACGATGTGCTGTTTCTCAATGGGCGCGTGATTTGCGACAAACCCTTTGCGCAAAAGGTTCTAAGCGGTGCTTTTGAGTTTGGTAAAGCGTACTTCAATGGCGGACAGCTTATTGCTTTTCGCACAAATCCTCACGAGCTTTTTGGTGATTCTCCACCTGAACTTATTGATGCTAAAATGATTGCCGAACGCTTTTCAAGCACGCAGGTTGATTGTCGCTACATTGCTTTTATGTGGGATTTAGTACGCCTGCATCCAGAGGAATTTCGCCGTGAAGCGATGCAGTGCAAGGATTTTGGAAAAGTTGAAGGCACAGTGCATCCACGCGCTATTCTCGTCGATGAGTCGCGCATTTATGTGGGGCGTGGCGCGCAAGTTCGTGCAGGTGCAGTTTTAGATGCAACGGAAGGATACATTTATGTGGCTCCAAACGCTAAAATCTTCCCGAATGCAGTGCTCATGAATTATGTCATGATTGGTGAAAGTGCCACTGTCAAAATTGGCGCCAAGCTCTACGATTATGTCTATGTCGGTGCGTTTTCAAAAGTTGGCGGAGAAGTTGAAGGCAGTATCATAGAGCGCTATACAAATAAGCAACATGAAGGGTTTCTTGGGCACTCCTACATTTCCAGTTGGTGCAACTTGGGTGCTGATACCAACACCTCGGACCTCAAAAACAATTACAGCACCATTCGTATGAATGTTGGCGGCAAAGAGATTGATACGAAGATGCAATTTTTGGGTTTGATTATGGGTGAGCACTCAAAGTGT encodes:
- a CDS encoding transferase is translated as MQVMLFEDDAVLKFTPLLHLKPIYELTLGMRTLREKFEVALSSLPLSLHMRAALAPYWRTVLTDYAINTFTQNDVLFLNGRVICDKPFAQKVLSGAFEFGKAYFNGGQLIAFRTNPHELFGDSPPELIDAKMIAERFSSTQVDCRYIAFMWDLVRLHPEEFRREAMQCKDFGKVEGTVHPRAILVDESRIYVGRGAQVRAGAVLDATEGYIYVAPNAKIFPNAVLMNYVMIGESATVKIGAKLYDYVYVGAFSKVGGEVEGSIIERYTNKQHEGFLGHSYISSWCNLGADTNTSDLKNNYSTIRMNVGGKEIDTKMQFLGLIMGEHSKCGINTMFNTGTVVGMSSNIFGAGFPPKTIGSFQWGGADGFVRYDLDKALEVARTVMKRRNVTLTPDYETLFRAAYTKEFC